TGAAGAGATTCAAGAAAGGCCTCGAAAAATCATGCCCAATGTCCCTGCAGCCGAGAGGGTCCGAGATTTTCGCGAAGTGGAACTCGGTTTCTCCAAAGAGGCTGCACTGGCTGAGGCCTGTCGCTGCCTCCGGTGTGATCTCACGGCGGAAGAAGAGGTTTAATGGGTTCAGTCACAGATGTTTGATCTTGAGTGTCAATAAATTTTTCCAAATGCCCAAGGGTGATCCTTATGGAGCAGAAGCCGAAAATAAAACTGACTATTGATGAAAAAGAGGTTGTGGTTGAAGAAGGCGCAACCATTTTGGATGCCGCCCGGCAAAACGATATTTATATCCCGACCCTGTGTCACCACCCTGCCCTCTCCAATTGGGGAGGATGCCGTTTATGCGTGGTCGAGGTGGATGGCAACCCCAGGCTGGCGGCTAGTTGCGTTATGCCTGTCCGGGAAGGGATGGAGGTGGTTACTACCAACGAGAGAATCATCGAGGCGCGGCGAATCATTCTGGAGTTTCTTTTTTCCGAAAGGAACCATTTCTGCATGATTTGCGCGCAGAGCGGAGACTGTGAGCTTCAGAGCCTGGCCTATGAACTGCAGATGGACCACCTGACTGTGCCTCAGTCATTCGAAGAATTCCCGCTGGATATAACAAACGAGTATATGGTCATTGACCATAATCGTTGTGTTCTCTGCGGCAGGTGTGTTCGCGCCTGTCATGAGATTGCAGGCGCATATGTGCTCAATTTCCACAATCGGGGACCGGAAACTATGATCGGTTTTGACTTCAACGATAGCAGAGAGGAGTCAACCTGCCTAAATTGTGGGATCTGTATGCAGGTGTGTCCTACCGGCGCCATATATAACCGTTATCGGTCCCACTATGCCGTGAAGGGCCATAAAAAGGAGGATTGGCAAACGATCGAATCCTTCTGCCCGCAGTGCGGCCTAATGTGCCCCACAATCTTAACGGTCCAGGACAACAACATCGTCAAGATAGAAGGGAAACTCCAAGAGAATCAATCACGACCGGATCGTGGACAACTCTGCTATATGGGCCGCTTCGAGCCCCTGAAAAATAACGGCGCCCGGCTCGTCAAGCCATTGGTCCGGGAAAGCGATGGAGATTGGGTCGAGGAAACATGGGACACCGCCCTGGTGTTCCAATGAGGAGCTGATGCTCTTCAGAGACCTCATGACCAACGGCTGGAGCGCCGGTTACATGGATACCCTGGACGGCTCTCATTTCAGGACTATTTCCGGTGCCTGGAGGATCATGGAAAATCATTTCAGCGAGGCCTCATGGAAGTTGATCCCTGACTGTGACTGCCTTATTGTCGTCAGTGCAGATCCATACCAGAGCCAGCCCATCATCTCATCACTCATACGGAAGTCTGTCCTGGAAACTGGCACGAAATTAATCGTGATCGGCCAGGAGAATCCCTTGCAGCTTTGGAGTTCTTTCCATTTTCCTGTCAAAAACGGGGATGAGGTTCAATTAATTAAAGCTCTCTGGGCAGAGGCGATCAGCTCC
This DNA window, taken from Deltaproteobacteria bacterium, encodes the following:
- a CDS encoding (2Fe-2S)-binding protein, yielding MEQKPKIKLTIDEKEVVVEEGATILDAARQNDIYIPTLCHHPALSNWGGCRLCVVEVDGNPRLAASCVMPVREGMEVVTTNERIIEARRIILEFLFSERNHFCMICAQSGDCELQSLAYELQMDHLTVPQSFEEFPLDITNEYMVIDHNRCVLCGRCVRACHEIAGAYVLNFHNRGPETMIGFDFNDSREESTCLNCGICMQVCPTGAIYNRYRSHYAVKGHKKEDWQTIESFCPQCGLMCPTILTVQDNNIVKIEGKLQENQSRPDRGQLCYMGRFEPLKNNGARLVKPLVRESDGDWVEETWDTALVFQ